AGCTCGTCTTTTGAGCGTATTTAAATGAGTTTGTATTTTTCTCAATCAACAGCCTATATGGCTAGTCTCAATCAAAAAATACTTCACAACATTTAAATCCATCTCAAAATACTTCGCTTAATCCGTTCTTTTAAATTTCAGATTAAGCACTAAAATTTACAGTATAAATTTGATAGTATAAATAATTAAGTGCAAGTGGTAGGAGAGCGTTCTATTCAGCGTTGAAGGTGTACCGGTAAGGAGCGCTGGAGCGGATAGAAGTGAGCATGCAGGCATGAGTAGCGATAATTGGGGTGAGAATCCCCAACGCCGTAAACCCAAGGTTTCCTACGCGATGCTCGTCATCGTAGGGTTAGCCGGGTCCTAAGCAAAGTCCGAAAGGGGTATGCGATGGAAAATTGGTTAATATTCCAATGCCAACTATTATGTGCGATGGAAGGACGCTTAGAGTTAGAGGAGCCAGCGGATGGTAGTGCTGGTCGAAAGGTGTAGGTTAAGATCCAGGCAAATCCGGATCTTTTTAAGCCGAGACCCCACAGGCACACAAAGTTCTTCGGAACAGCGTGTGAATCCTTGATACTGTCGAGCCAAGAAAAGTTTCTAAGTTTAGTAATAGTTGCCCGTACCGTAAACCGACACAGGTGGGTGGGATGAGTATTCTAAGGCGCGTGGAAGAACTCTCTTCAAGGAACTCTGCAAAATAGCACCGTATCTTCGGTATAAGGTGTGCCTAACTTTGTTAAGGATTTACTCTGTAAGCAAAGAAGGTTACAACAAAGAGTCCCTCCCGACTGTTTACCAAAAACACAGCACTCTGCTAACTCGTAAGAGGATGTATAGGGTGTGACGCCTGCCCGGTGCTCGAAGGTTAATTGATGACGTTAGCTCTGCGAAGCGTTTGATCGAAGCCCGAGTAAACGGCGGCCGTAACTATAACGGTCCTAAGGTAGCGAAATTCCTTGTCGGTTAAATACCGACCTGCATGAATGGCGTAACGAGATGGGAGCTGTCTCGAAGAGGGATCCAGTGAAATTGTAGTGGAGGTGAAAATTCCTCCTACCCGCGGCAAGACGGAAAGACCCCGTGGACCTTTACTACAGCTTGACACTGCTATCGGGATAAAGATGTGCAGGATAGGTGGGAGGCTTTGATCTATAGACGCCAGTTTATAGTGAGCCATTGTTGAGATACCACTCTTTTTTATTCTGATAGCTAACTGGCATGAGTTATCCTCATGCAGGACAATGTCTGGTGGGTAGTTTGACTGGGGCGGTCGCCTCCCAAAATGTAACGGAGGCTTACAAAGGTTGGCTCAGAACGGTTGGAAATCGTTCGTAGAGTATAAAGGTATAAGCCAGCTTAACTGCGAGACGTACATGTCAAGCAGAGACGAAAGTCGGTCTTAGTGATCCGGTGGTTCTGTGTGGAAGGGCCATCGCTCAAAGGATAAAAGGTACCCCGGGGATAACAGGCTGATCTCCCCCAAGAGCTCACATCGACGGGGAGGTTTGGCACCTCGATGTCGGCTCATCGCATCCTGGGGCTGGAGCAGGTCCCAAGGGTATGGCTGTTCGCCATTTAAAGCGGTACGCGAGCTGGGTTCAGAACGTCGTGAGACAGTTCGGTCCCTATCTGCCGTGGGCGTAAGAAGATTGAGGAGAGTTGACCCTAGTACGAGAGGACCGGGTTGAACCAACCACTGGTGTACGAGTTGTCCTGCCAAGGGCACCGCTCGGTAGCTAAGTTGGGATGTGATAAGAGCTGAAAGCATCTAAGCTCGAAGCCAACTCCAAGATGAATCTTCTTTTAAGACCTCATAAAGACTATATGTTTGATAGGCTGGGTGTGTAATGGATGAAAGTCCTTTAGCTGACCAGTACTAATAGGTCGTCTGCTTATCTTTTAATAAGCATCACTTCCTTGTTAAGGGTAAAACCTTACAAGAGTAAAGCAGTGTTTATTTAAACTCTTGCTGACTTTAACAGTGTTAAATAAGGTTTATAACAATAAGCTTTATTTAACACTGCCCGTGACTATACAGACGAGGAAACGCCTTGCTCCATCTCGAACCAAGAAGCTAAGCTCGTCCTGGCTGATGATACTCTCCCTTACTGGGATGTTGGAAAAGTAGGTCGTTGCGGGCTTTGTTATTTATACAAAGCTACTACTTATTTAAATCACTACAATTTACTGAAACATCCATTAAGTATCTAATCTAAATAGCCATTAAAATATTTATATAAATAGGCTCTATAAAATACTTCATTGATACTTTTTGACAAAAATACTAATCTAAATCGTTATATCCTTAAAAAGCCAAAGATATACTACAAATTATCCAGAAGCTATTGACATCGATTGTTGATTTAGGACATTATCATCTTTTATACAATATTTAATTACATTTTTTGGAATCTAAAATATCATAATCAACACTATATTTTAAAAGAGCCAAAAAATATTAACATCAAAATTTATATATTTATACAAGATAAGTTTTATAAAAAAGTATTGTAAAACCGCTTTTCAAATCAAAGTGAATTTACGCTTAAAATCAAAGTGAGTTAAAATTAGCTCTTTTCTCACTTTGATTTCTAACGTAAATTTTATTATTCTTTAAAAGCTTTTTAAAGACTGTTTAATAGCTTTTATTATCCCTCAAACTCAATTTCTATCGAATAGTTTGTGCTGCTTAGGCTATGGCTCACGCTTTTTATACTAAACTCACTACTTTCTAGCCCTATAACGTCTTTAAATTTTATTTTTCCGCCTGCTACTATATTAGCTCCGGGCAGTGCGCATCTTCCGTTTATTCCGCCACGTTGAAGCTCATTTAACTTTGCTTCTGCTATCTTATAAGCTTCATTATCAGTTTTTGGCTGTGATATTTGCATTTTATACACTTGCTCTCCAGAACCTACTTTTATGCTTTTTGTTTTGCCTTCACTTATATCTTGCCACTCAACTACTACTGCCGTATAAGAGTTTCTGTTTGCTTCTGTTATCTCAAGGGTATATAGTTCATCTAAATTCAGGCTAAAACTTGGCAAACTAGTATTTTTTGGAGTATTTGAAGTTTTTGTATCATCACCTTTTGCATCTTTGGTGGCAATAATAATAGTATCGTTTTTGATAGCCATTAAAAAGCCGTATTCAAAACATAATCCATATAAATACTCTATATCATTAACATCATTTTGAAGAGTTGAAGCTATGTTTTGATCAGAGCCTAATAACTTTGAACTAAGAGAATTTTCACTAGCAATTTTCTTAGCTATGTCAAATATGGTAGTATTCTCCCAGCTTCTTCTCTTCTTTGTCTTTTGAGGGCTTGCAAAATTTACGGCTGTCGCTCTAACTTCAGTTGTGTTTGCCTTATAGTCTCTTGAGGCTGTTTGAACGCTAAAAGAGCCACAAAGATATAAATTTTCATCATAGCCAAGCCAAAGCCTAAGAGAGTCTCCAAATACTAGCTTAGCATAAATTCCACTTACCTTAAAGCTTATCTCGTCACTCTCGTTACTCTCTTTATCTTCGTAACTTAAACTAATCAGGTTTAATTTAATTATATTTGTAATATCTTTGCCGCTTGCAATAAGTTTAAAATTAGGTACCCTTACCATAGCTTTGCCTGCTCTTTTTTCTCGTCTTTTGTATCGGGAAGTAAAATTTCATCGCCTGTTTTTAAGATCGGGGCTAGTTTTGGATTTAGGGCTAAAACCTGCTCAAAAAATCTTAAATGTCCGTAATGTCTATAGACTATCTTATCAAGCCTATCTTTATCTTTTGCTCTATATATAGTCATGATCTCTCCTAAGTTCTACGCTAAAGCTTTGAGATATAAAAAGACCTTCTTTTGTAAAGATAGATCTTGTCTCGCTAATTTTGATAATCACGAATCTTCCAAAATATTTTCCAGCTCCATTTGTTAAAGGATAGCTTGTTGCCTCGTTTGCTAGTTCGTAAAGTCTTTTAAGTCCGGTTTGCCTGTCTTTGCTATAAGGGAGTGTTTTACCGCTTATCGTTATCGTTTGGCTTCCTAAATTTGCACGAAACAGCAAAGGATAGTTATTTATTCTATCATTTGAGCTTATACCAAATTCGCTCTCTTTAGAGATACTATCCGTTTGCATCCAATCAAATTTAAAGCCTCCTAAATTTAAAACCATCCTAACCCCTTATGTCTCTATTTGCTCTATCAAAGATCTCTTTTTTTAAAGCATCTTTTACACTTATTAGAAAACTCTTTAATTTTTTATTTCATTTATTGCGTTATCGCTTGGGGGGGGTAAATATGTCAAATACATAAGCTATTTTTTATCTTTTATTATGGTTGTAGGCTCAACAAGAGTTTTTAATGTATTCCGTTGCCTCTTTCTTAATCGTATCCATATAGACCGATATTATTATTCTAATCGATAAAATGCGATTTTAAAGTGCCTAAGCTCCATTTTATCGCCTATTTTTTATCTTTTATAATTCTATCCATAAAATAGTTATAAATAGTCTTTTTTCGCCGTTTTTTGTGGTATAGATGTTACGATTTTATGGACTATTATTTAATTGATATTATTAGATTTTATTTTTACACACTATAAAATTTTATATTTAATTCACCTCTTGAAAAATAAGATGAGTTTTTATAGTTTTAACTAATATTGAGCTTATTTTATAATTTGGTTTAAATATTATTATTGCTTTATTGATAATCGATAATTCATCTTGAAGTTTTATGTAACATTGATAGTGCTTGATATTACCTATTGGCTTTGAATGTTTTATAAATAAAAAAGCTGAAATAATATTAACATCTACTCACTTCGACACTAGCCTTTAAAGAAGCGCCATAATTAAACCTTTTGTTAAGATTTATGAAATAATTTTAGTTGATTTAAGATATAAAATCTTGTGCATTTATACTATATACTACTGGAGTTTTCTGATGCTCAGACTAGGAAATATGTAGTATATAAATAAGGAATTTAAAAGATATGTGTATATTATAAGAGTAGAAAGTTCAATGATTACTTTATAAAATTCTTATTGTTAAAATGAATTTGGATAGGCTAAGAATTAAATTTATATGAAAGGGTATGACGAATAAAGAAGTAGAGATGAAAAGACATATAATTGTGTCTGATTATACAGACACAATTAATATTTAATTATTTTATAGCTTCTTTTTATCTTTAGCTTGCTGTTTTTTCTCTTCTTTGTTATTAGATTTTTTTGTCATAGATTTTGATTCTTTAGCTTTTTCTTTTATATTTTCTTTTTGATTTTTAGTCTTTTCTTTTGCGATATCTATTTTTTTATTAATTGTATCTTTTGATTCTTTTATTTTATTATTTAGCTTATCTTCTGATGTTTTGGTTTTTCCTGACACAGAAATATCTTGCTTTAAATTTTCAAATGTTCTATCGCCTATTCCTTTTACATTTTTTAGATCTTCTATGCTTTTTAAAGTATTTGTTTTTCTGTATTCTATGATAGCGTCAGCTTTTGCCTCGCCTATACCTTTTAAGCTCATCAATTCTTCTTTTGTGGCTGTATTTAGATTGATAGCAGCCAACACCCATGAAGATAAAAATACTAAAGATAAAAATATCTTACCTATATTTTTCATTGTCAACTCCTTTTTGGATTGAATTTAAATAAAATTATAATCTAAATATATTATATTAATATTAAAAAATATAAGTAATTTATATTATTTTGTAATATTTTAGTGTGTAATATTTTTTATAATATATTTTTGTATACAAAAATTGCTTTTGCTAAAAACAAAATTAACTTTAAATGTGTTGAAATTAAAATAATTGCCGAAAAAGCTTTATACTAATATTTTTTGCAATTATCTTAAATTTGAAAAGTATGGCAAATTTAGACTTTTATATAAAATATTAATAAAATCGTTAAGTAATAACTTGTTTTAATATAAACTAATTTATACATTAAACTAAATACATTATTGCTACTATTACTATATGTCTCTAGCCTTTTTATGCTCTTGTATTCATTGGGATATTATCTTGGAGCTACTTTCTATGTATTCTTTGAAATAGTTTTTTCTTGTTCTGTTAAATCTTCACCATCTGCTTTAGATATTGTTACAGGGTTTATAAATGGTAGTTTTGATATTTGATTACTTATCTTATCATCACTATTTATAGCAAGTACATTTATAAGATAGTAAAAAATTTCAAATTCTTTTTCGTTTGTTATCTTTCGCTCTGATGTTTTAGTTGCATTAAAAAATAGAATAGGTTTACTAGGCTTAGGTTCTATATGTTTATCAAGAGTTATATCTTCATATATATCTTTAATTAAATCATCATCATAGTATTTATAAGGATATACCAAACACCCTCCATCAAATTCTTCAGTGTAAAATACTATATATCCTATCTCGCTATCACTTTTTCTAATTCCATCTTCTAGCATATCAAATAGATTTTTTTCCTCTTTATTGTACTCTAATGATATTTTAGAGTTTTTGCTTGGAAATTTTTTATACAAATCATTTCTATTGTTATCTACAAACCATATAGTATTTTTATCCAATCCATACTCTTTTTGTAAGTGATTCTTGAATGATATTATTGCTTCTTCTCTTTTGATTTTTTCTTTATAAAGTTTATTGTCTTCAATTGTATTTTTTGCATAACCAAAGCTTACTGCAATTAACATAAAAAATATTAACGTTTTTTTCATTACTACTCTCTTGTGATTTATTAAATAAAATAACTTAAATTTTATATGTTATTAATATAGAAATTAATTATAGTATGAATTTTCTAGTTTTTATAAATAAATATTTATACCTATATTATTAGAAAAGCTATAGATGATATTCATAACATATAAATCTCGTTTATTCAAGAGCAAACACTTCCTTGCTCTTCACCTCCATTATGGATAAGTTGTCAAATAATACAGCTCCTACATCCATAGAGTAGCAGTTATTCTCTTTAAAGTGTATCTTGTAAAATAAAACCTAGTTTGTTTAAACGATCTTGAGAGAAGAATTTTCTTTGTCGCATTTGTAAAAAATATTAATAAATAGCATAGTAAGCTTTTATTAGATGATATGGGCTCTTGAAAAAAGAGTACAAATAGTTTTCCTGCGCCATCCTAATATTACTATAAAATACAATAGAAAAGAAAACTATTGCAATTATCGTATAATGTATTAGCACTTAAAATGATAGCATTGATTTTATAAAATTACTATTATAAAATATATTTACTCAATATATTTTGTATTTTTGCTTTACAAATAATATACTTATGCTATAATAAAACAAAAAAAGGAATAATATGGCTCAAATAAGCTTAAGAATAGATGATAACGTTAAAAAGAATGCTGAAAAAGTTTGCGAAGAGATTGGTCTATCTATGTCCACAGCAATTAATATATTTCTTAAAAAATTAGGAACAGAAAAGAGGATACCGTTTGAAGTATCAGTTTCCGATCCTTTTTACTCAAGAAGTAATATGCTTTATTTAGAAGAAAAAATGGCTGAGTATAAATCAGGGAAGTTAAAATTTATAGAAAACGAGTTAATAGAAGAGTAATATGCCGGCAAAAACTATAAAATGGACTGCTGATGCATGGAGCGATTATTTGTATTGGCAAAAAGAAGACAAGAGTATATTAAAACGTATAAATATGCTTATAAAAGATATAAGCAGAAATCCTTTTGATGGAATTGGAAAACCTGAAGGATTAAAAGGAAATTTATCAGGGTTCTGGAGTAGGCGTATAGATAGCGAATATCGTCTAGTCTATTTAATGGAAGATAACGATATTTGCATTATTGCTTGTAAAGGTCATTATGACAACTAAGTGTAAAAGCACAATTTATTAGAAACAAATATATTAACAATATACTCTATAGCTTTGCATATATTTATTAATACATAAAAATGATGACAATATCATAGATGCAAAGCTTGGAATTTCTGATATCGATAATGTATCGGTGGGGCTTAATGCCGATATCAGATTTAGCGCATTTCACACATCTCAAAGCAAAGTTGTGGAAGGTAAAATCATATATATTTCAGCTGATAGCTTAGTAGATAAAAGAGATTTTGCATACTATGAGATAAAAGCCGAAATAACTCCAGAGGGGCTTAAATCGATGGAAGATAATAACTTCTTCTTGCTTCCTGGAATGCCTGCTGAAGTAGTTGCTAAAACAGGCGAGAGAACGATACTAAGCTATATGATAAAACCTTTTTCGGAAATGTTTGTTAAGGTCTTTAATGAAGAGTAAAATTCTATTATCTATATTTTGTTATTTAACCGTTTTTGCGCAAGATACTAGCCTCTCTCGAGCTTATGAAATGGCTCTTAGTAATGACCATACTTTAAAACAAAACATATACGAAGGCTTTGCTACAAAAGAAAGAACAAAGCAGACATTGGCATCGTTTTTTTCTAGCCTTAGCTTTGGTATGTCTTACAACGGACAAAAGTACAAGAAAAACCACCTTAAGATAGATGAGAGCTATATAAGATACGGACTTAGTGTAAATCAAATCATTTTTAGGCCGGCTAGTTGGTATGAGCTTAATCAAGACAAGCTAAGAGAATTTGGAAGCGACCTCATAAATGTGGGGCTGTAGAGCAAGATCTAGCCAAGAAAGTGGCAAAAGCATATTTTGACTACTCTTACGCTCTAAGCTCTTTAGAATTTGCCAAGCAGTACGAAGAGGTCACTAAGGTGAGGTTTAAAAAAATTCAAAAGTCGCTAGAATTTGGATTAAGCAATAAAATGGATATGCTGGAATCAAAAGTAAGGCTTGATGAAGCAAAGCTAAATATAAATAAAACCAAACAACAAATTCAAATAGCTAGCCTTGAGCTTGCAAGCATTATAGGCAAGCAGATCGAAGTAAATGAGAAGCTCTCAAATTTAGATCTGAATTTTTTCAAAAATATCGCATTAGAGCAATTTAATGATATAACAAAAAATTTGCAGTACAAACAAAGCGAGATACTAGCACAAATATCAGAAGAAGAGCTTAAAAAACGTAAAAGCGAACATCTGCCTAGCGTAAATTTAAATTTGGGTTACTACAACGATAGATACATGGATCGCAAATTCCCACTAGATGAAAATAATAAATTGCAAAGCACGATAAGCTTTGTGTTGCCTTTATTTACCGGAGGTCAGACTGCTGAGAGAATAGAAGAGGCGCGTTTACTAAATTTGTCAAATATAGAGCGTCAAAAAATTCGCAAAACAAGATACAAGTAGATTCAGAAAAAGCTGTGAGCGAATTTTTAAATTTAATTGATGAGGTAGAATTAACCAAGTCCTCTCTAGAAAATTCATTAGTTTATAGAGATTTTGTCCAGCAGGCATACGGCGATGGACTAAAGGATATAGTTGATCTTTTTGACGCTCAAGCAAAGGTTTTTCGCATACAAAATGAGCTGTTAAATTCTAACCATAAGCTTGTTTTGTCTTATTTGGAGCTAGAGTCTTTGATAGGAAATATATCCATGACAACAATGAAAAAATTAGAAAGAGCGTTTTAAAGTGCTTGTGAATATTAAAAGTCATCATATCTAACTTTATCCATAGGAGAATTTTCTATTAGTTCGTGTTTGATGGCATAATCAAAGATCATGCGAAATAGCTGATGAATTCTCTTAAGTGTGGCTAGCTTTCTTTGATGTTCAAGATTTACATATATTATGTATGTCTTTTTCGTTAATTTCGGATAGCTTTTTATTGCCTAATTGAGATATAGAGTTTTCACGAAGTCTTTTTCTATGAGTTTCAACTGTTTTAGGCTTGACATTATTAACCGATGAGTACCACGTCAATGCTTTTTCACAAGCTTGTGCGAATGATATATCAGGGGCTTTTGAGACAAATTCGCCACGCTTATGGGAATTAATTAGGGTTCTACATTTCTCTTCGGCTTCTGCAAGAGTAATTACACCCCATTCTCCTATGCTACGAATTACATTGTAGCCACCTATAGAAGTATATCTATACTTTATAGTTTTTCGGCCACTAGGTAGCACCTCAACCAAAAGTCCATTTGTACTATTAGGAATACGACTCTAACGGCTTTACCATTACCGTAGTATTCCAGATTGTTCAAAAAAGCCTCAGGATCTTTGTTTAACGGTCTTTTTGTGTTAGAATTATGTTTCATAACATTACCTTTGTATTTAATTTAAAAAATTAAATTTAGGTTTGTTATGTTAATGCAAACTCGTAAAATGTAATAATGTTTTACGAGCGAAAAAATTATTACATAAATTATTACACTTATCCTACCGAAGTAGATAAGTCTTTATGATATAATTTTTTCTAAAGTCCGACAAATTGGGACTATTTATATATAGTATTAATAACGTTACTTTAAAAAAGTAACAAATGGTGACCCATACGAGACTCGAACTCGTGTTACCAACGTGAGAGGCTGGTGTCCTAACCGCTAGACGAATGGGCCAAATTGGATAAACAGTAGAAAAATGGTGCCCCGTGTAGGGTTCGAACCTACGACCCCATCATTAAGAGTGATATGCTCTACCAGCTGAGCTAACGAGGCACACACTAAGATTTTAAAATGGCGCGGCGGACGGGGCTCGAACCCGCGACCTCCGGCGTGACAGGCCGATATTCTAACCAACTGAACTACCGCCGCAACCAAAATAAATGGTGGTCGCTATAAGACTCGAACTTATGACATCCACCTTGTAAGGGTGGCGCTCTACCAACTGAGCTAAGCGACCTAAATTAAATAACAAAAAGCTAAAATTTAGCCTTTGGTGGCGACCCTTAGAGGATTCGAACCTCTGTTGCTACACTGAGAGAGTAGAGTCCTGGGCCACTAGACGAAAGGGTCATAACCCTAATAAAAATGGTGTCCTGTGCTGGACTCGAACCAGCGACCCCTTCATTAAAAGTGAAATGCTCTACCTACTGAGCTAACAAGACTTAAAAATAAAAACGAAAATGGCGCGGCGGACGGGGCTCGAACCCGCGACCTCCGGCGTGACAGGCCGATATTCTAACCAGCTGAACTACCGCCGCAACCAAAATAAATGGTGGTCGCTATAAGACTCGAACTTATGACATCCACCTTGTAAGGGTGGCGCTCTACCAACTGAGCTAAGCGACCTAAAATGGTGTCCTGTGCTGGATTCGAACCAGCGACCCCTTCATTAAAAGTGAAATGCTCTACCTACTGAGCTAACAAGACAATTTTTTAAAAATGAAGTGTGATTATACGCAAAAACAACTTATTTGTCAAGAATATATGAAGAAATATCGAAAAACACACTAAATTTTATAAATTTAAACAAGGGAATTACCCCTTGTTCTAGCAAGAATAGCAAGTTTTAAACTCATATGCTGTAGGTCTTGCCTCATAAGGCCAAACTTGCGTCTCAAATTTATAGTGCTGGAATGCATCTATAAATACATCTGTCATAATAGGACTTAAGTATTCATTGTCGCGAATTAGAGCTTCAAGGCTTCCTCTTAGGGTATGCGGTAACTGCTCTATACCTTTTTCACGAATTTCGTCAAGATGTAGTTTAAATAAGTTCTCATCCATAGGCCCAACAGGCTCAAATTTATTTTTTACTCCGTCAAGTCCTGCCATAAGCATAGCTGAAAATGCTAGATATGGATTTGCTGTGCTATCTGGAAAGCGAATTTCTGCACGAACAGATTTTTCACCAGAACCGTAAGGGATTCTAACAGAAGCCGAGCGGTTTTGGCTTGAGTATGTTAGTATTGAAGGAGCTTCAAAGCCTGGAATTAAGCGTTTATAGCTATTTGTGCTTGGATTTGTAAATGCCGCCACGCTTCTTGCGTGATGTAAAATTCCACCGATATACCAGCGTGCAAAATCACTTAAATTTGCGTAATTTCC
This Campylobacter sp. RM16192 DNA region includes the following protein-coding sequences:
- a CDS encoding Txe/YoeB family addiction module toxin, with amino-acid sequence MPAKTIKWTADAWSDYLYWQKEDKSILKRINMLIKDISRNPFDGIGKPEGLKGNLSGFWSRRIDSEYRLVYLMEDNDICIIACKGHYDN
- a CDS encoding ComEA family DNA-binding protein, which gives rise to MKNIGKIFLSLVFLSSWVLAAINLNTATKEELMSLKGIGEAKADAIIEYRKTNTLKSIEDLKNVKGIGDRTFENLKQDISVSGKTKTSEDKLNNKIKESKDTINKKIDIAKEKTKNQKENIKEKAKESKSMTKKSNNKEEKKQQAKDKKKL
- a CDS encoding TolC family protein, with protein sequence MKSKILLSIFCYLTVFAQDTSLSRAYEMALSNDHTLKQNIYEGFATKERTKQTLASFFSSLSFGMSYNGQKYKKNHLKIDESYIRYGLSVNQIIFRPASWYELNQDKLREFGSDLINVGL
- a CDS encoding phage late control D family protein, giving the protein MVRVPNFKLIASGKDITNIIKLNLISLSYEDKESNESDEISFKVSGIYAKLVFGDSLRLWLGYDENLYLCGSFSVQTASRDYKANTTEVRATAVNFASPQKTKKRRSWENTTIFDIAKKIASENSLSSKLLGSDQNIASTLQNDVNDIEYLYGLCFEYGFLMAIKNDTIIIATKDAKGDDTKTSNTPKNTSLPSFSLNLDELYTLEITEANRNSYTAVVVEWQDISEGKTKSIKVGSGEQVYKMQISQPKTDNEAYKIAEAKLNELQRGGINGRCALPGANIVAGGKIKFKDVIGLESSEFSIKSVSHSLSSTNYSIEIEFEG
- a CDS encoding HlyD family secretion protein, which encodes MGLNADIRFSAFHTSQSKVVEGKIIYISADSLVDKRDFAYYEIKAEITPEGLKSMEDNNFFLLPGMPAEVVAKTGERTILSYMIKPFSEMFVKVFNEE
- a CDS encoding tail protein X; protein product: MTIYRAKDKDRLDKIVYRHYGHLRFFEQVLALNPKLAPILKTGDEILLPDTKDEKKEQAKLW
- a CDS encoding TolC family protein, which translates into the protein MAKAYFDYSYALSSLEFAKQYEEVTKVRFKKIQKSLEFGLSNKMDMLESKVRLDEAKLNINKTKQQIQIASLELASIIGKQIEVNEKLSNLDLNFFKNIALEQFNDITKNLQYKQSEILAQISEEELKKRKSEHLPSVNLNLGYYNDRYMDRKFPLDENNKLQSTISFVLPLFTGGQTAERIEEARLLNLSNIERQKIRKTRYK
- a CDS encoding TolC family protein, which encodes MSEFLNLIDEVELTKSSLENSLVYRDFVQQAYGDGLKDIVDLFDAQAKVFRIQNELLNSNHKLVLSYLELESLIGNISMTTMKKLERAF
- a CDS encoding type II toxin-antitoxin system RelB/DinJ family antitoxin; translated protein: MAQISLRIDDNVKKNAEKVCEEIGLSMSTAINIFLKKLGTEKRIPFEVSVSDPFYSRSNMLYLEEKMAEYKSGKLKFIENELIEE
- a CDS encoding phage tail protein, encoding MVLNLGGFKFDWMQTDSISKESEFGISSNDRINNYPLLFRANLGSQTITISGKTLPYSKDRQTGLKRLYELANEATSYPLTNGAGKYFGRFVIIKISETRSIFTKEGLFISQSFSVELRRDHDYI